In Wolbachia endosymbiont of Cimex lectularius, the following are encoded in one genomic region:
- a CDS encoding type II secretion system protein GspD — protein sequence MTIFRCSMLLFIISCICLPTQGYITHIDDKNHHDIEHDHSLRQCKGKIFPSESNEPTVPEIVPLPVKFPDFTASSQLISINIGEEVPVKDLLIEIGKLSDINLDIDPKISGNIILKLKDKNINEVIQSIADSAKLRYSTSNGVIRIEQDLPYTQNYYVDFINIQHSAQSSFVVNNNITSSDGINADKDYNSVIKSQYSSDLWNSLEKGLNAIMDVNGVNDGEFLSSNREAGVIILNARKSIHKAVEEYINKVKQLASSQVMIEAKIVEVVLDDKYLSGINLDDLRDGSKPVMSQDSSIINLAMNFGVGDLGNLVKSLDKFGTSTVISSPRVHAINNQQAMISFTKNHVYFTSDIQKNSNHTLVTKMNSVPIGVVLIIHPSINVDTSEIFMDIHPTLSRINGYTKDPNIEYIAQQSKTKLNSNIPIIEIREMNSMLKIKSGEVMVIGGLIEHREDKQSLKATLHQKSKRLADNMRTVETVIFLKATIVPTFGLLDKKDENLYIY from the coding sequence ATGTAAGGGCAAAATTTTTCCTTCGGAGAGCAACGAACCAACAGTACCAGAGATTGTACCTTTGCCCGTAAAGTTTCCTGATTTCACGGCCAGTAGCCAGCTTATTTCTATTAATATTGGCGAAGAAGTGCCAGTAAAGGATTTGCTGATTGAGATAGGAAAACTTTCTGACATTAACTTAGATATAGATCCAAAAATATCAGGCAATATTATTTTAAAGCTAAAAGATAAAAATATAAATGAAGTAATTCAGAGCATAGCTGATAGCGCCAAACTGCGTTACTCAACAAGTAATGGCGTGATTAGAATTGAGCAGGATTTACCGTACACGCAAAATTATTACGTAGACTTTATCAATATTCAACACTCTGCTCAAAGCAGTTTTGTTGTTAACAACAATATTACCAGCAGTGATGGGATCAATGCCGATAAGGATTATAATAGTGTTATAAAGTCTCAATATAGCAGCGATTTATGGAACTCATTGGAAAAGGGGTTGAATGCAATAATGGATGTTAACGGGGTGAATGATGGAGAATTTCTTTCATCTAATAGAGAAGCCGGTGTTATTATTTTGAATGCTAGAAAAAGCATCCACAAAGCTGTTGAAGAATATATTAATAAAGTTAAGCAGTTAGCGTCTTCTCAAGTAATGATAGAGGCAAAGATAGTTGAAGTCGTGTTAGACGATAAGTACCTTTCTGGTATCAACTTAGATGATTTACGCGATGGAAGCAAACCTGTAATGAGTCAAGATAGTTCCATTATTAATCTAGCAATGAACTTCGGTGTGGGTGATCTGGGGAATTTAGTAAAAAGTCTAGACAAATTTGGCACTTCAACTGTGATTTCAAGCCCTAGAGTACATGCTATAAATAATCAGCAAGCGATGATTTCTTTCACTAAAAATCACGTTTATTTTACCTCTGATATACAAAAAAACTCCAATCATACCTTAGTTACCAAAATGAATAGCGTTCCAATAGGTGTTGTATTAATAATCCATCCAAGCATCAATGTTGATACTAGTGAAATATTCATGGATATACACCCAACCTTATCGAGAATTAACGGCTACACTAAAGACCCAAATATAGAGTACATCGCGCAGCAGAGTAAAACAAAACTGAATAGTAACATTCCAATTATTGAAATTAGGGAAATGAACTCTATGTTAAAAATCAAGAGTGGTGAAGTTATGGTAATTGGCGGACTTATAGAGCATAGAGAAGATAAGCAAAGCCTTAAAGCTACATTGCATCAGAAGTCAAAAAGGCTAGCGGATAACATGAGAACAGTAGAAACCGTCATCTTTTTAAAAGCAACAATTGTACCAACGTTTGGTTTGTTAGATAAAAAGGATGAGAATTTATATATATATTAA
- a CDS encoding outer membrane protein, which yields MMKRSTVFDALIILCISFFSAQANAGDVEDLMLADKLVCHKSRKYDEKEVTSVKDKRLNFYISANGGKIYHDNSEIFMNGIKAIGERVLTLVESRCGSIIRNIVAGKIESIQKFDGKIDFQWLSSISLGYHARENGRIDFETMYSWANIKSDNPLPVFDKSVSIFAFLLNFYYNPSIQDTQFAPYISLGIGPTVFRLKKVNGSPKNSMPLNVPWFAYQVKLGVNYSIIPEVKAFLGYRYFSIPIPVADDISTHNVEIGLMLSF from the coding sequence ATGATGAAAAGATCTACTGTTTTTGATGCATTGATAATCTTGTGTATTAGCTTTTTTTCCGCTCAGGCTAATGCAGGTGATGTTGAAGATCTAATGCTTGCAGACAAACTTGTATGCCATAAATCTAGAAAATATGATGAAAAAGAAGTTACATCGGTTAAAGACAAAAGACTTAATTTCTATATTAGCGCCAACGGTGGCAAGATATATCACGATAACTCAGAGATATTTATGAATGGCATAAAAGCAATCGGAGAAAGAGTTCTCACTTTAGTTGAAAGCCGTTGCGGTTCTATAATAAGAAATATAGTGGCAGGTAAAATTGAGAGCATACAGAAGTTTGATGGTAAAATTGATTTCCAGTGGCTCAGCAGCATATCTTTAGGTTACCATGCTAGAGAAAATGGACGAATTGATTTTGAAACTATGTATTCTTGGGCCAATATTAAAAGTGATAACCCTCTACCAGTATTTGATAAATCAGTCAGTATATTCGCATTTTTGTTAAACTTCTATTATAATCCTAGTATTCAGGATACACAATTTGCTCCATATATTAGTCTTGGTATAGGACCAACAGTTTTTAGATTAAAAAAGGTTAATGGTTCACCTAAAAATTCAATGCCATTGAATGTTCCTTGGTTTGCTTATCAAGTGAAACTTGGTGTTAATTATTCAATAATTCCGGAAGTCAAAGCCTTCCTTGGTTATCGTTACTTCAGCATTCCAATACCCGTTGCAGATGACATATCAACTCATAATGTTGAAATCGGTTTGATGCTTAGTTTTTAG